A genomic window from Erpetoichthys calabaricus chromosome 17, fErpCal1.3, whole genome shotgun sequence includes:
- the LOC114668095 gene encoding chemerin-like receptor 1, giving the protein MHVVAAVVYSLVFLLGTIGNGLIIWLTGFRMIRTVNTIWFLNLAIADFIFAALRPFAVVREALSSDWPFGSTMCKMNDFVKYLNMYASVFILTTISIDRCMLVVHPVWSRNHRSIRMASLVALFTWVIAFFFSMPYLFLRDTTTDIHNKTKCTLSFTGDAEEKRRVRLATYITRFTCGFLLPFGIITTCYVIIYLRIKDKKWSRSNRPFIIIVVTIAAFFVCWMPYHIFNFLKTSSLPKAFVKVGYRISSGLAYLNSCLNPIFYFFVGYSFRKVGEGSLLTSMKSVFMDDPNQAKLSITSSESIQLPLRKMTITVANNNDRHPSGSAAN; this is encoded by the coding sequence ATGCACGTGGTGGCAGCTGTGGTCTACTCCCTCGTTTTCCTGCTGGGCACCATTGGCAATGGGCTGATCATCTGGCTGACGGGCTTCAGGATGATTCGAACGGTGAACACCATTTGGTTCCTCAACTTGGCCATCGCCGACTTCATCTTCGCAGCCTTGCGGCCCTTCGCCGTGGTCAGGGAGGCCTTGAGCTCAGACTGGCCCTTTGGGTCCACCATGTGCAAGATGAACGACTTTGTGAAGTACCTCAACATGTATGCCAGCGTCTTCATCCTCACCACCATCAGCATTGACCGCTGCATGCTGGTGGTCCACCCTGTCTGGTCACGCAACCACCGCTCCATTCGGATGGCGTCACTAGTGGCCCTGTTCACGTGGGTCATCGCCTTCTTCTTCAGCATGCCTTACCTCTTTCTGAGGGACACCACGACTGACATCCACAACAAGACGAAGTGCACCCTGAGCTTCACGGGGGACGCGGAGGAGAAGAGACGAGTGCGACTGGCAACCTACATCACCCGCTTCACTTGCGGCTTCCTGCTGCCCTTTGGCATCATCACCACTTGCTACGTGATCATCTACCTGAGGATCAAAGACAAGAAGTGGTCTCGGTCCAACCGCCCCTTTATCATCATCGTGGTGACCATCGCGGCGTTCTTTGTCTGCTGGATGCCCTATCACATCTTCAACTTTTTGAAGACCAGCAGCCTGCCAAAGGCCTTCGTCAAAGTGGGCTACCGAATTTCCTCAGGGTTGGCCTACCTGAACAGCTGCCTGAACCCCATCTTCTACTTTTTCGTGGGCTACAGCTTCAGGAAGGTGGGAGAAGGGTCCCTCCTGACATCCATGAAGAGCGTTTTCATGGACGATCCCAACCAGGCCAAGCTGAGCATCACCTCCAGTGAGAGCATCCAACTCCCGCTGCGCAAGATGACCATCACAGTGGCCAACAACAATGACAGGCACCCATCCGGCTCGGCCGCCAATTAA